In the genome of Myxococcus stipitatus, one region contains:
- a CDS encoding sigma 54-interacting transcriptional regulator, whose protein sequence is MTRPVTAYAPRSERKPLYVKVVTQPALAGCWAVNISETGIGLIATPRGPQEGPREGEPVELSFSLPDSGEHIRAWGDVRWRHETAGSVTALGVFLHSFEDSDGVKLARYLATARLQVVVAFASEDEAQGIRAALEGQAVPHFAASAEEARVLLARGDAAALLVCGRDEARALALVETFADADEAADLASGGPASDLASRIIYCAPAAPERLVALFNAGLVFRALGPAASPEAVRQAVLQAGRERGVRTEQWRMALELERTLLRERALAAEGAPKEPGPRGEEDVGLRSVAMQRVMEMVRLVAPHRVAVLLQGETGTGKEVLARSLHRLSGRGELPLVVQDCGALTETLLESELFGHVRGAFTNAVADHPGLFVLANGGTIFLDEIENTTPNLQAKLLRVLETGDIRPVGGTQVRHVDVRVLAASNRDLGEEVRSGRFRADLFYRLNSFTIDIPPLRERPEDVPELARFFLLHFNRVLRRSASGMSQEVEDMLRAYPWPGNVRELRNVMERAVLLSRPGEVVSRRLLPPGLVSTSPARNELSGDGSLRARLERVERELIREALERHGGVLRRAAVALGMDPVTLGRRARRHGLWKQD, encoded by the coding sequence AGGGCGAGCCGGTGGAGCTGTCGTTCTCGCTGCCCGACTCGGGGGAGCACATCCGCGCCTGGGGGGATGTGCGGTGGCGTCATGAGACGGCCGGCTCGGTGACGGCGCTCGGCGTCTTCCTGCACTCGTTCGAGGACTCGGACGGGGTGAAGCTGGCGCGCTACCTGGCCACCGCCCGGCTGCAGGTCGTGGTGGCGTTCGCCAGCGAGGACGAGGCCCAGGGGATTCGCGCGGCGCTGGAGGGGCAGGCCGTGCCGCACTTCGCCGCGAGCGCGGAGGAGGCGCGGGTGCTGCTCGCGCGCGGCGACGCGGCGGCGCTGCTCGTGTGTGGACGCGACGAGGCTCGTGCCCTGGCGCTGGTGGAGACGTTCGCCGACGCGGACGAGGCCGCGGACCTGGCCAGCGGGGGCCCTGCCTCCGACCTGGCCTCTCGAATCATCTACTGCGCACCCGCCGCGCCGGAGCGACTGGTGGCGCTGTTCAACGCGGGCCTCGTGTTTCGCGCGCTCGGCCCGGCCGCGTCGCCGGAGGCGGTGCGGCAGGCGGTGCTGCAAGCGGGCCGCGAGCGAGGCGTGCGCACCGAGCAGTGGCGCATGGCCCTGGAGCTCGAGCGCACCCTCTTGCGAGAGCGCGCCCTGGCGGCGGAAGGCGCCCCGAAGGAGCCCGGCCCGCGAGGCGAGGAGGACGTGGGCCTGCGCAGCGTCGCCATGCAGCGGGTGATGGAGATGGTGCGGCTGGTGGCCCCGCATCGCGTGGCGGTGCTGCTGCAGGGCGAGACGGGCACGGGCAAGGAGGTGCTCGCGCGCAGCCTGCACCGGCTGAGTGGACGTGGAGAGCTGCCGCTCGTGGTGCAGGACTGCGGAGCGCTCACGGAGACGCTGCTGGAGAGCGAGCTGTTCGGCCACGTGCGAGGGGCCTTCACCAACGCGGTGGCGGACCACCCGGGGCTCTTCGTCCTGGCCAACGGCGGCACCATCTTCCTGGACGAAATCGAGAACACCACCCCGAACCTCCAGGCCAAGCTGCTGCGCGTGCTGGAGACGGGGGACATCCGCCCGGTGGGCGGCACGCAGGTGCGCCACGTGGACGTGCGCGTGCTGGCCGCGAGCAACCGGGACCTGGGCGAGGAGGTGCGCAGCGGTCGCTTCCGCGCGGACCTCTTCTACCGGCTCAACAGCTTCACCATCGACATCCCCCCGCTGCGCGAGCGCCCCGAGGACGTGCCGGAGCTGGCGCGCTTCTTCCTGCTGCACTTCAACCGCGTGCTGCGCCGCTCGGCGAGTGGCATGTCCCAGGAGGTGGAGGACATGCTGCGCGCGTACCCGTGGCCGGGGAATGTGCGCGAGCTGCGCAACGTGATGGAGCGCGCGGTGCTGCTGTCGCGCCCGGGCGAGGTGGTGTCGCGCCGGCTGCTGCCGCCGGGCCTGGTGTCCACGTCACCGGCGCGCAACGAGCTGTCGGGAGACGGCTCATTGCGCGCGCGGCTGGAGCGGGTGGAGCGCGAGCTCATCCGCGAGGCACTGGAGCGGCACGGCGGCGTGCTGCGGCGCGCGGCCGTGGCGCTGGGCATGGACCCGGTGACGCTGGGCCGGAGGGCCCGGCGCCATGGGCTGTGGAAGCAGGACTGA
- a CDS encoding ThiF family adenylyltransferase, whose product MVEPRFERNLGVIGPDVMQRLARTHVLVAGVGGAGGQCAVDLVRLGLGCLTLADFDTYERHNMNRQVGCFESTLGQSKVEVVGRMCLDIHPSLRLRRVMEGVTAANVETVLDGGEGLPPVDYVVEVIDIAGGSAKQALHRACRARGIPAMTGLMLGFGAALHVFQPDAPLYEELYILPDGRVDLPAIIPHLGSYLLQDAMESCYAGRGHAPTCVVGATTAAGMMVSELMRGVMLGARAMVSWPEYLYVDLFDHRYVRAAAGRTSVPARQPA is encoded by the coding sequence ATGGTGGAGCCCCGTTTCGAGCGCAACCTGGGTGTCATCGGTCCGGATGTGATGCAGCGGCTGGCCCGCACGCACGTGCTCGTCGCCGGCGTGGGAGGCGCCGGTGGGCAGTGCGCGGTGGACCTGGTCCGGCTGGGTCTGGGGTGCCTGACGCTGGCGGACTTCGATACGTACGAGCGTCACAACATGAACCGGCAGGTGGGCTGTTTTGAAAGCACGCTGGGGCAATCCAAGGTGGAGGTCGTGGGGCGGATGTGTCTGGACATCCACCCGTCGCTGCGGCTGCGGCGGGTGATGGAGGGCGTCACGGCCGCCAACGTGGAGACGGTGCTCGACGGTGGCGAGGGACTTCCTCCGGTGGACTACGTGGTGGAGGTCATCGACATCGCGGGGGGGAGCGCCAAGCAGGCCCTCCACCGCGCCTGCCGCGCGAGGGGTATCCCCGCGATGACGGGGCTGATGCTGGGCTTCGGCGCGGCGTTGCATGTCTTCCAACCGGATGCACCGCTGTACGAAGAGCTCTACATCCTCCCGGATGGCCGCGTGGATCTGCCGGCCATCATTCCTCACCTGGGCAGCTATCTGCTCCAGGACGCCATGGAGTCCTGCTACGCGGGGCGGGGGCACGCGCCCACGTGTGTCGTGGGCGCCACCACCGCGGCCGGGATGATGGTCAGCGAGTTGATGCGCGGGGTGATGCTGGGGGCTCGGGCCATGGTGTCCTGGCCGGAGTACCTCTACGTGGACTTGTTCGACCACCGCTATGTGCGAGCCGCCGCGGGCAGGACGTCGGTGCCGGCGCGCCAGCCCGCGTGA